One Lachnospiraceae bacterium C1.1 genomic region harbors:
- the ffh gene encoding signal recognition particle protein, with protein sequence MAFESLTEKLQNVFKNLRSKGRLTEDDVKKSLKEVKMALLEADVNFKVVKQFISAIQEKAVGAEVLDNLNPAQTVIKIVNEEMISLMGSEMTELNFAPGKSITTIMMCGLNGAGKTTTTAKLAALLKKRGKKSLLVACDVYRPAAIKQLEINGEKVGAEVFKKEDSKNPVEIAKEALAYAEKNGHTVVIFDTAGRQQIDEELMDELVRIRENIEIMNTLLVVDGSTGQAAVDVAKGFDEKIGLDGVVLSKMDSDARGGAALSIRAVTGKPIIYVGMGEKLTDLEQFYPDRMASRILGMGDILSLIEKAAETVDVEAAGDMKEKFKKGKFDFDDYLTSMDQMRKMGGLSSILSMLPGLTGGKDISSMVDEKVLRRNEAIIHSMTKAERANPSILNPHRKHRIAKGAGVDIMYVNRLVKEFNEMQKMMKKMPGMMKGRGGFGGMNALKNMMRGMR encoded by the coding sequence ATGGCATTTGAAAGCCTTACCGAAAAACTACAGAATGTATTTAAGAATCTTCGTTCAAAGGGAAGACTTACAGAGGACGACGTTAAAAAATCCCTGAAAGAAGTTAAAATGGCGCTTTTGGAGGCCGATGTTAACTTCAAAGTCGTTAAACAGTTTATTTCTGCGATACAGGAAAAAGCAGTCGGAGCTGAAGTTCTTGATAATCTTAACCCTGCCCAGACGGTTATTAAGATCGTTAATGAAGAGATGATCTCTCTTATGGGTTCTGAGATGACTGAGCTCAACTTTGCTCCCGGAAAGTCTATTACAACGATCATGATGTGTGGACTTAACGGTGCAGGTAAGACAACGACTACAGCAAAACTTGCAGCACTTTTGAAGAAACGCGGAAAAAAGAGTTTGCTGGTTGCCTGCGACGTCTACAGACCTGCTGCTATTAAACAGTTGGAAATAAATGGTGAAAAAGTTGGAGCTGAGGTCTTTAAGAAAGAAGACAGTAAGAATCCGGTAGAAATCGCAAAAGAAGCACTTGCTTATGCTGAGAAAAACGGTCACACAGTCGTGATCTTTGATACGGCCGGTCGTCAGCAGATTGATGAAGAGCTCATGGATGAGCTTGTTCGCATTAGAGAAAACATAGAAATAATGAACACACTTCTGGTTGTAGACGGAAGTACCGGTCAGGCGGCAGTGGATGTTGCCAAGGGATTTGATGAAAAAATCGGTCTTGACGGTGTTGTTCTTTCAAAGATGGATTCAGATGCAAGAGGCGGTGCAGCACTTTCAATCCGTGCTGTTACAGGAAAGCCTATCATATATGTTGGTATGGGTGAGAAGCTCACCGATCTGGAGCAGTTTTATCCGGACAGAATGGCTTCAAGAATCCTTGGAATGGGAGATATCCTTTCATTGATAGAAAAGGCTGCAGAAACAGTTGATGTTGAAGCTGCCGGAGATATGAAGGAAAAGTTCAAAAAAGGTAAATTTGATTTTGATGATTACCTTACCAGTATGGATCAGATGCGAAAGATGGGCGGATTAAGCTCAATACTTTCAATGCTTCCTGGACTTACCGGGGGAAAAGATATCAGCAGCATGGTTGATGAAAAAGTCCTCAGAAGAAATGAGGCAATAATTCATTCAATGACAAAAGCTGAGAGAGCAAATCCTTCAATTTTGAATCCTCACCGCAAACATAGAATTGCAAAGGGCGCAGGAGTAGACATCATGTATGTAAATCGTCTTGTTAAAGAATTTAATGAGATGCAGAAAATGATGAAGAAGATGCCCGGAATGATGAAAGGCCGCGGTGGTTTTGGAGGAATGAACGCACTTAAGAATATGATGCGCGGAATGCGCTGA
- a CDS encoding YlxM family DNA-binding protein, with protein MEDLARTAMLFDFYGELLNEHQRQIYEAYTMEDLSLAEISAEYGISRQAVSTMISRCRKALDGYEERLHLVAKFESIKSAVGEISIIAGKIEDPGAGKIGELAGKILGDL; from the coding sequence ATGGAAGATCTTGCAAGGACAGCAATGCTTTTTGATTTCTACGGAGAGCTGCTGAACGAGCACCAAAGACAGATATATGAAGCATACACGATGGAAGATCTTTCGCTGGCAGAGATTTCAGCCGAGTACGGTATTAGCAGACAGGCAGTATCAACAATGATCAGCCGCTGCAGAAAGGCTCTTGACGGATATGAAGAGAGGCTTCATCTGGTGGCTAAGTTTGAAAGTATAAAATCTGCTGTGGGTGAGATAAGTATTATCGCCGGAAAGATAGAAGATCCGGGAGCCGGGAAGATCGGTGAGCTTGCGGGAAAGATATTGGGTGATTTATAG
- the ftsY gene encoding signal recognition particle-docking protein FtsY: protein MGFFSKLADFFTGYKEIDEDFYEELEETLIMGDLGINTTEAILEDLRKKVREKRISEPSECRELLKEIMKEMLKSVRTDDMYDFENNKSVVLVVGVNGVGKTTTVGKLAANYKNEGKKVLLSAADTFRAAAIEQLDVWAERAGVDIINGKEGGDPGSVIFDSIQAAKARNTDILICDTAGRLHNKKNLMNELKKINTIIEGGYSEAIKETLVVVDGTTGQNAMSQAKEFLEVTNVTGLVLTKLDGSAKGGIAVSIQNELGIPVKYIGLGEKISDLEKFDPDKFVEGLFDNEQ from the coding sequence ATGGGATTTTTCTCTAAACTTGCAGATTTTTTTACAGGATATAAAGAAATAGATGAGGATTTTTATGAGGAACTCGAAGAAACCCTCATAATGGGAGACCTCGGAATTAATACTACAGAAGCCATCCTTGAAGATTTAAGAAAAAAGGTCAGGGAGAAAAGGATAAGTGAGCCTTCAGAATGCAGAGAACTTTTGAAAGAGATCATGAAGGAGATGCTTAAGTCTGTTCGTACAGATGATATGTATGACTTTGAAAATAATAAATCTGTAGTACTTGTTGTCGGAGTAAATGGTGTTGGTAAAACCACCACTGTCGGAAAACTTGCAGCAAATTATAAAAATGAGGGCAAAAAGGTTCTTTTATCTGCTGCAGATACATTCAGGGCAGCGGCTATAGAGCAGCTCGATGTGTGGGCTGAACGTGCCGGAGTAGATATCATAAACGGAAAAGAAGGCGGAGATCCGGGTTCTGTTATTTTTGATTCCATACAGGCTGCAAAAGCTCGAAATACTGATATATTGATCTGCGATACGGCAGGTCGTCTTCATAATAAAAAGAACCTTATGAATGAGCTTAAAAAGATAAATACAATCATTGAAGGCGGATATAGTGAGGCGATCAAGGAAACTCTGGTTGTAGTGGATGGAACTACAGGACAGAATGCTATGAGTCAGGCAAAGGAGTTTCTGGAAGTGACTAACGTTACAGGTCTTGTACTTACAAAACTTGACGGAAGCGCCAAGGGAGGAATTGCAGTTTCAATCCAGAATGAACTTGGAATTCCGGTTAAATATATCGGACTTGGCGAGAAAATTTCGGATCTTGAAAAATTTGATCCGGATAAATTTGTAGAAGGACTTTTTGATAACGAACAGTAA
- the ilvA gene encoding threonine ammonia-lyase, giving the protein MSDNFLTLEAFEEASDKVQEVTFETKLIASDYFSNSCGNNVYLKPENLQRTGAYKIRGAYYRISKLSDEERSKGVITASAGNHAQGVAYAAKAYGCRAVIVMPTTTPLIKVNRTKALGAEVVLHGDVYDDAAAKALKMAEEEGLTFVHPFDDLGVATGQGSIAMEIFKELPTVDYILVPIGGGGLATGVSTLTKLLHPDTKVIGVEPEGAACLTESMKKGKVTTLKSASTIADGTAVKTPGSKIFPYLQKNLDEVITVPDSDLVTAFLDMVENHKMVVENSGLLTVAALKQLKCKGKKVVSILSGGNMDVITMSSVVQNGLIQRDRIFTVSVLLPDKPGELARVAGIIAEENGNVIKLEHNQFVTTNRTEAVELRITLEAFGTEHKNQIIESLDKKGLRPRLVRPAL; this is encoded by the coding sequence ATGAGCGACAATTTTTTAACTCTTGAGGCATTTGAAGAGGCATCTGATAAGGTGCAGGAAGTCACATTTGAGACAAAGTTAATTGCAAGTGATTACTTTTCAAACAGCTGTGGAAACAATGTTTATCTGAAACCTGAAAATCTTCAGAGAACAGGTGCCTATAAGATAAGAGGAGCATATTACAGGATCAGTAAACTCTCAGATGAAGAAAGATCAAAGGGTGTTATTACTGCATCGGCAGGAAATCATGCCCAGGGTGTTGCTTATGCAGCAAAAGCTTATGGATGCAGAGCTGTGATCGTAATGCCTACAACCACGCCGCTTATTAAAGTTAACAGGACAAAGGCACTTGGTGCAGAGGTAGTACTTCATGGCGATGTTTATGATGATGCTGCAGCAAAAGCCTTAAAAATGGCAGAAGAGGAAGGACTTACATTCGTTCATCCTTTCGACGACCTTGGAGTAGCCACAGGTCAGGGATCGATCGCTATGGAGATATTTAAGGAACTTCCTACGGTTGATTATATCCTTGTACCGATCGGAGGAGGCGGACTTGCTACCGGCGTTTCTACTCTTACAAAGCTTCTTCATCCGGATACAAAGGTTATCGGTGTTGAGCCGGAGGGGGCAGCATGCCTTACAGAATCCATGAAAAAGGGCAAGGTCACTACACTTAAATCTGCATCTACAATTGCTGACGGAACTGCTGTTAAGACACCCGGAAGCAAGATATTCCCTTATCTTCAGAAAAATCTTGATGAGGTAATAACAGTTCCGGATTCTGATCTTGTTACAGCATTCCTGGATATGGTTGAGAATCATAAGATGGTAGTTGAAAATTCCGGACTTTTGACGGTTGCTGCCCTTAAGCAGCTTAAATGTAAGGGCAAGAAAGTTGTCTCTATTCTTTCCGGCGGAAATATGGATGTAATAACAATGTCTTCTGTAGTTCAGAATGGACTTATCCAGAGAGACAGAATATTTACAGTTTCAGTCCTTCTTCCGGATAAGCCAGGTGAACTTGCGAGAGTTGCCGGTATAATTGCCGAAGAAAATGGAAATGTTATAAAGCTTGAGCATAACCAGTTCGTTACAACAAACAGAACAGAGGCAGTTGAACTTCGCATAACTCTCGAGGCATTTGGCACAGAGCATAAAAATCAGATAATTGAGTCACTTGATAAGAAGGGACTCCGTCCGAGACTTGTACGTCCGGCATTATAA